A window of the Bradyrhizobium ottawaense genome harbors these coding sequences:
- a CDS encoding SEL1-like repeat protein: protein MNSRVSWSVDGIDPSVRERAEAAARRAGMSLSEWLNSTVGEPVAAPSRGSYDQAPAMPSQESHDVADIHQRLDAITRQIEQISKPAPRGEAVRAEPTVARQLNDAISRLDARLSQITSAGASRQASSQVPPPNREAQAAMVERAAAQVYRPSPPLSPISFDAAIAEIAARQNELDGSPQQLPPRSAPPMAPAQAAGPDFSSLERYLLKITSQIESLRPSDHIEASIAAFRGELGEIRQAITEAMPRRAIDSIENEIRSLSRRIDDSRQSGSDGQMLLGIERALAEIHGVLSKLTPAEQLTGYDEAIRSLGTKLDLILRSNDDPSTVHQLEDAISALRSVVSNIASNDALARLSEDVHSLSAKVDQIARADGQGDSFAILEQRIAALTSSLEGRERPAAGEPSEFVEGALRSLTERLDRMPVGNDNASAFAHLEQRVSYLLERLEASTDRSAAPSVDLGRVEEGLLDIQRSLERQHANLVSLADTSRSGGVPAMDSGIVDAVKRELSDIRYSQSETDRRTQDSLETVHSTLGHVVDRLAMIEGDLRAVRAAPIPAQPMVSPAPATVTMREEAPRAAMPSPASAPMPYTQALAPQPKPELPNPAAMQETFAAAPREFHAAQPLAPPMPPRAISEILEPHAASRAAIAPELPPDHPLEPGTRPAARMSSPSERIAASESVINEIAAGPKEPVSSSSFIAAARRAAQAAAAAPANEKAAKAAAKAAAKDKGGDHKIKIGAKIAQPGDKTPSNVTSRIRSLLVGASVVVIVLGTFKMAMTLLDTGSAPPMPGIENSTEPAAPPPAPAESSAKPAMPAPSAPSLMSPTPADRQSNNMSAPNTLDSARVAIPPQAQPSPAPAPSGDVTGAIPTVQGSSSSKFTMVQVPPSERLPDAIGGPVLRAAALKGDPAAAYEVGLRFAEGKGIAANLDEAAKWYDRAAQAGVVPAIFRLGTFYEKGLSVKKDVDIARRYYLQAAERGNAKAMHNLAVLDADGGGMGANYKSASQWFRKAADRGVADSQFNLGILYARGIGVEQNLAESFKWFSLAAAQGDADSSRKRDDIAKRLDAQSLAAAKLAIQTFTPEPQPDDAVNVAAPQGGWDSAPATANATKPAAKPVATKRAAAVMPR from the coding sequence ATGAATTCGCGCGTTTCGTGGAGTGTTGACGGCATCGATCCCTCGGTTCGCGAAAGGGCCGAGGCAGCCGCGCGCCGTGCCGGCATGTCGCTGAGCGAGTGGCTCAATTCCACTGTCGGCGAACCCGTCGCGGCGCCTTCCCGTGGGTCCTACGATCAAGCCCCGGCGATGCCGAGCCAGGAAAGCCACGACGTTGCCGACATTCACCAGCGGCTGGATGCCATCACCCGGCAGATCGAACAGATTTCAAAGCCCGCGCCGCGCGGTGAAGCTGTGCGCGCCGAGCCGACGGTCGCCCGCCAGCTCAACGACGCCATTTCCCGCCTCGACGCGCGGCTATCGCAGATTACGAGCGCAGGCGCTTCCCGCCAGGCCTCGTCCCAAGTGCCGCCGCCGAACCGTGAGGCCCAGGCCGCCATGGTCGAGCGCGCCGCAGCCCAGGTCTATCGCCCCTCGCCGCCGCTGAGCCCGATCTCGTTCGACGCCGCCATCGCCGAGATTGCGGCGCGACAGAATGAACTCGACGGTTCGCCACAGCAGTTGCCGCCGCGCAGCGCGCCGCCGATGGCGCCAGCTCAGGCCGCGGGTCCGGACTTTTCCTCGCTGGAACGTTATCTGCTCAAGATCACGAGCCAGATCGAGTCGCTGCGACCCTCCGATCACATCGAGGCGTCGATCGCGGCGTTCCGCGGCGAACTCGGCGAAATCCGCCAAGCCATCACCGAAGCGATGCCGCGCCGGGCCATCGATTCGATCGAGAACGAAATCCGCTCGTTGTCACGCCGTATCGACGACAGCCGCCAGAGCGGCAGCGACGGCCAGATGCTGCTCGGCATCGAGCGCGCGCTTGCCGAAATCCATGGCGTGCTGAGCAAGCTGACGCCGGCCGAGCAACTCACCGGCTACGATGAGGCGATCCGCAGCCTCGGCACCAAGCTCGACCTGATCCTGCGCTCGAACGACGACCCGTCGACCGTCCATCAGCTCGAAGACGCGATATCAGCGCTTCGTTCGGTCGTTTCCAACATCGCCTCCAATGATGCGCTGGCGCGGCTTTCCGAAGACGTGCATTCGCTGTCGGCCAAGGTCGATCAAATCGCCCGCGCCGATGGCCAGGGTGATTCATTCGCTATTCTCGAGCAGCGCATCGCCGCGCTGACCTCGTCGCTGGAAGGCCGCGAACGCCCCGCGGCCGGCGAACCTTCGGAATTTGTCGAAGGCGCGCTGCGCTCCCTGACCGAACGCCTCGACCGCATGCCGGTCGGCAACGACAATGCGTCGGCGTTTGCCCATCTCGAACAACGCGTGTCCTATCTGCTGGAACGCCTGGAAGCTTCAACCGACCGTAGTGCCGCGCCCTCCGTCGATCTCGGACGGGTCGAGGAAGGGCTGCTGGACATTCAGCGCTCGCTCGAACGCCAGCACGCCAATCTGGTCTCGCTCGCCGATACCAGCCGCAGCGGCGGCGTACCGGCGATGGACTCCGGCATCGTCGACGCCGTCAAGCGCGAATTGTCCGACATCCGCTACAGTCAGTCGGAAACCGACCGCCGCACCCAGGACTCGCTGGAGACGGTTCACAGCACGCTCGGCCACGTGGTCGATCGCCTGGCGATGATCGAAGGCGATCTGCGCGCGGTTCGCGCAGCGCCGATTCCCGCCCAGCCGATGGTTTCGCCCGCGCCGGCGACCGTCACGATGCGCGAGGAAGCCCCGCGCGCGGCAATGCCGTCACCGGCCTCTGCGCCGATGCCCTATACGCAGGCGCTGGCGCCGCAGCCGAAACCGGAACTGCCGAATCCCGCGGCCATGCAGGAAACCTTCGCCGCCGCGCCGCGCGAATTCCATGCAGCGCAGCCGTTGGCGCCGCCGATGCCGCCGCGCGCGATCAGCGAAATCCTCGAGCCGCACGCAGCGTCGCGGGCGGCGATCGCGCCGGAATTGCCGCCTGATCACCCGCTCGAGCCGGGCACCCGGCCGGCCGCACGAATGTCTTCGCCGTCGGAGCGGATCGCCGCTTCCGAAAGCGTGATCAACGAGATTGCGGCGGGGCCGAAAGAACCCGTCAGTTCATCGAGCTTCATCGCCGCCGCGCGCCGCGCCGCGCAGGCTGCCGCCGCTGCCCCCGCCAATGAGAAGGCAGCCAAAGCTGCTGCCAAGGCCGCCGCCAAGGACAAGGGCGGCGACCACAAGATCAAGATCGGGGCGAAGATCGCGCAGCCCGGCGACAAAACGCCTTCCAACGTAACCTCCCGGATCCGCTCGCTGCTGGTCGGCGCGAGCGTGGTCGTGATCGTGCTCGGCACCTTCAAGATGGCGATGACGCTGCTCGACACCGGCAGCGCGCCGCCGATGCCGGGAATCGAAAATTCGACCGAGCCGGCAGCGCCGCCGCCCGCTCCGGCGGAGAGCAGCGCCAAGCCCGCGATGCCGGCGCCATCAGCGCCCTCGCTGATGTCGCCGACCCCGGCCGACCGGCAATCCAACAACATGTCCGCACCGAACACGCTGGACAGCGCGCGCGTCGCGATCCCGCCGCAGGCGCAGCCCTCCCCGGCCCCGGCGCCGTCCGGCGACGTCACCGGTGCGATCCCCACCGTGCAGGGCTCGTCATCAAGCAAATTCACGATGGTGCAGGTGCCGCCGAGCGAGCGGCTGCCCGACGCCATCGGCGGTCCGGTGCTGCGCGCCGCCGCCCTGAAGGGCGATCCGGCCGCGGCCTACGAGGTCGGCTTGCGCTTTGCCGAGGGCAAGGGCATTGCCGCGAACCTCGACGAGGCCGCCAAATGGTACGACCGCGCGGCGCAGGCCGGCGTGGTGCCCGCGATCTTCCGGCTCGGCACCTTCTACGAGAAGGGCCTGAGCGTGAAAAAGGACGTCGATATCGCGCGACGTTATTATTTGCAGGCGGCCGAACGCGGCAACGCCAAGGCGATGCATAACCTCGCGGTGCTGGACGCCGATGGCGGCGGCATGGGCGCCAACTACAAGAGCGCGTCGCAATGGTTCCGCAAGGCGGCCGATCGCGGTGTCGCCGACAGCCAGTTCAACCTCGGCATTCTCTATGCCCGCGGCATCGGCGTCGAACAGAACCTCGCCGAATCCTTCAAATGGTTCAGCCTCGCGGCGGCGCAGGGCGATGCAGATTCGAGCCGCAAGCGCGACGATATCGCCAAGCGCCTTGACGCCCAGTCGCTGGCGGCGGCCAAGCTCGCGATCCAGACCTTCACGCCGGAGCCGCAGCCCGATGACGCCGTCAATGTCGCGGCCCCTCAAGGCGGCTGGGACTCAGCGCCGGCGACGGCCAATGCGACCAAACCCGCAGCCAAGCCGGTTGCGACAAAGCGCGCCGCGGCGGTCATGCCGCGATAG
- a CDS encoding sulfite exporter TauE/SafE family protein gives MQLYLPIADIPVNVFLILAMGAAVGFVSGMFGIGGGFLMTPLLIFVGIAPAVAVASVASHIAASSFSGALSYWRRRAIDPLLALVLLSGGTIGTALGVWTFTLLRSLGQLDLMIAMSYVILLTTVGGLMFWEGLRALLRTRRGGAATIRRPGTHSWIHGLPLKMRFKRSKIYLSVIPVVVIGLIIGFIGAVMGIGGGFILVPLMIYVLRVPTSTVIGTSMVLTLVTMVFATMLHAVTNHLVDAVLALILMIGGVTGAQFGARAGQKIRGEHLRLLLGLLVLAVGVRFAVELVIRPEDLFTIRETGGAG, from the coding sequence GTGCAGCTCTACCTTCCGATCGCCGACATTCCGGTCAATGTCTTCCTCATCCTGGCGATGGGCGCGGCGGTTGGTTTCGTCTCCGGCATGTTCGGCATCGGTGGCGGCTTCCTGATGACGCCGCTGTTGATCTTCGTCGGCATCGCGCCCGCGGTCGCCGTTGCCTCGGTCGCGAGCCACATCGCGGCGTCCTCGTTTTCCGGCGCACTATCCTACTGGCGGCGGCGCGCCATCGATCCACTGCTGGCGCTGGTGCTGTTAAGCGGCGGCACGATCGGCACTGCGCTTGGCGTGTGGACCTTCACGCTGCTGCGCTCGCTCGGCCAGCTCGATCTGATGATCGCGATGTCCTACGTGATCCTGCTGACCACGGTCGGCGGGCTGATGTTCTGGGAAGGCCTGCGGGCGCTGTTGCGGACCCGCCGCGGCGGCGCGGCCACGATCCGGCGTCCCGGCACCCATAGCTGGATCCACGGATTGCCGCTGAAGATGCGCTTCAAGCGCTCCAAGATTTATCTGTCGGTGATCCCCGTCGTCGTCATCGGCCTGATCATCGGATTCATCGGCGCGGTGATGGGCATCGGCGGCGGCTTCATCCTGGTGCCGCTGATGATCTACGTGCTGCGGGTGCCGACCTCGACCGTGATCGGCACCTCGATGGTGCTGACCTTGGTCACCATGGTGTTCGCCACCATGCTGCACGCGGTCACCAACCATCTGGTCGACGCCGTGCTGGCGCTGATCTTGATGATCGGCGGCGTCACCGGCGCGCAGTTCGGTGCGCGGGCCGGCCAGAAAATCCGCGGCGAACATCTGCGGCTGCTGCTCGGGCTATTGGTGCTCGCCGTCGGCGTCCGCTTCGCCGTCGAACTGGTGATCCGGCCCGAAGACCTGTTCACGATCCGGGAAACCGGAGGCGCCGGATGA
- a CDS encoding TIGR02186 family protein, whose amino-acid sequence MIARVPLTLAGLALGAALAAPPAQAERLIVSVSNHRVTVTPNYSGEELVLFGSVEKDASPPASHNNYDLVVTVAGPRADMVTRRKERKFGIWINTDSRQFLKVPSYLALFSNRPFDAIASPEVQRRQQLGLNNVLLTQRVGPDYADVVPNDAFRSAFVRLRSEHGLYREATSAVTFLTPTLFRTGIPLPAEVPIGTYDVEIKLFADGALVTKTETAFEIVKVGFEQFVATTARQNGFVYGLVTAFMALMTGWMASIVFRKD is encoded by the coding sequence ATGATCGCGCGCGTCCCGCTCACGCTTGCCGGGCTCGCTCTGGGCGCAGCGCTGGCCGCGCCGCCGGCCCAGGCCGAACGGCTGATCGTGTCGGTGTCGAACCACCGCGTGACGGTGACGCCGAATTATTCCGGCGAGGAACTGGTGCTGTTCGGCTCGGTCGAAAAGGACGCCTCCCCGCCCGCCAGCCACAACAATTACGATCTGGTGGTGACGGTCGCCGGCCCGCGCGCCGACATGGTGACGCGCCGCAAGGAACGCAAGTTCGGCATCTGGATCAACACGGACTCGCGCCAGTTCCTGAAAGTGCCGAGCTATCTCGCGCTGTTTTCCAACCGGCCGTTCGACGCCATCGCTTCGCCGGAAGTGCAGCGGCGGCAGCAGCTCGGGCTGAACAACGTGCTGTTGACCCAGCGCGTCGGCCCTGACTATGCCGACGTGGTGCCGAACGACGCGTTCCGCAGCGCCTTCGTGCGGCTGCGTTCCGAGCACGGGCTTTACCGCGAGGCGACCTCGGCCGTGACGTTCCTGACACCGACGCTGTTTCGCACCGGGATTCCGTTGCCCGCGGAGGTGCCGATCGGCACCTATGACGTCGAGATCAAGCTGTTCGCCGACGGTGCGCTGGTGACCAAGACCGAAACCGCGTTCGAAATCGTCAAGGTCGGCTTCGAGCAGTTCGTCGCCACCACCGCGCGCCAGAACGGCTTTGTCTATGGCCTCGTCACCGCCTTCATGGCGCTGATGACGGGCTGGATGGCCTCGATCGTGTTCCGCAAGGATTGA
- a CDS encoding Nramp family divalent metal transporter, which produces MSDHKHSSPKHHDKKAGHDKPAPKAEAKEPFSFRYVLKALGPGLITGASDDDPSGIGTYSQAGAQLGYGIGWTMLLSFPLMVAIQEISARVGRVTGHGISGNVCRHYSPWLLNVVVALLFIANTVNIAADLAAMADATKLLIGGPGMIYVLFYGVTSVVAQIFLDYERYVSVLKWLTLSLFAYVAALAFAHVSWGEALTGVLMPRLTWSTDYFTTIVAILGTTISPYLFFWQASQEAEDQRVDVTKQPLIDKHYGAQKEFHRIRADTIVGMAFSNLIALSIIFTAAATLHAAGKTDIQTSAQAAEALRPIAGQFAEVIFALGIVGTGLLAIPVLGGATAYAVGEARKWPVGLARKPKEAIAFYSVLALSAAIGIALNFTAIDPIEALYWSAVVNGVLAVPVMVLLMIMARQQNVMGKFVIQGPLYWLGWLSTAAMLLSVLAMGVGMFV; this is translated from the coding sequence ATGTCAGATCACAAACATTCGAGTCCAAAACATCACGACAAGAAGGCCGGCCATGACAAGCCGGCACCGAAGGCTGAGGCCAAGGAGCCGTTCAGTTTTCGCTATGTCCTGAAAGCGCTCGGCCCCGGCCTGATCACCGGCGCCTCCGACGACGATCCGTCGGGGATCGGTACCTACAGCCAGGCCGGCGCGCAGCTCGGTTACGGCATCGGCTGGACCATGCTGCTGAGCTTTCCGCTGATGGTGGCGATCCAGGAAATTTCCGCACGGGTCGGTCGCGTCACCGGGCACGGCATTTCGGGCAATGTGTGCCGGCACTATTCGCCATGGCTGCTCAATGTCGTGGTGGCGCTGCTGTTCATCGCCAACACCGTCAACATCGCGGCCGATCTCGCCGCCATGGCCGATGCCACCAAGCTCCTGATCGGCGGGCCCGGCATGATCTACGTGCTGTTCTATGGCGTCACCTCGGTGGTGGCGCAGATCTTCCTCGACTACGAACGCTACGTGTCGGTGCTGAAATGGCTGACGCTGAGCCTGTTCGCCTATGTCGCCGCGCTCGCCTTCGCGCATGTCTCGTGGGGCGAGGCGCTGACTGGCGTGCTGATGCCGCGCCTGACCTGGAGCACGGATTATTTCACCACCATCGTCGCAATCCTCGGCACCACGATCTCGCCCTATCTGTTTTTCTGGCAGGCCTCGCAGGAAGCCGAAGACCAGCGCGTCGACGTGACCAAGCAGCCGCTGATCGACAAGCATTACGGCGCGCAGAAGGAATTTCATCGCATCCGCGCCGACACCATCGTCGGCATGGCGTTCTCGAACCTGATCGCGCTGTCGATCATCTTCACCGCTGCCGCGACGCTGCATGCGGCGGGCAAGACCGACATCCAGACCTCGGCGCAGGCGGCCGAGGCGCTGCGTCCGATTGCCGGCCAGTTCGCCGAAGTGATTTTCGCGCTCGGCATTGTCGGCACCGGCTTGCTGGCGATCCCGGTGCTCGGCGGCGCCACCGCCTACGCCGTCGGCGAGGCGCGCAAATGGCCGGTCGGACTCGCCCGCAAACCAAAGGAAGCGATCGCGTTCTATTCGGTGCTGGCGCTGTCGGCCGCGATCGGCATCGCGCTCAATTTTACCGCGATCGATCCGATCGAGGCGCTGTACTGGAGCGCCGTCGTCAACGGCGTGCTCGCCGTTCCCGTCATGGTGCTGCTGATGATCATGGCGCGGCAGCAGAACGTGATGGGAAAGTTCGTCATCCAGGGGCCGCTTTATTGGCTGGGCTGGCTGTCGACCGCGGCGATGTTGTTGAGCGTGCTGGCGATGGGCGTGGGGATGTTTGTGTGA
- a CDS encoding DMT family transporter, with translation MSLAPSIAVPRTGFNLLPLIIALFCLLWSFAFVAGKIGVTDCPPLILLTARFSLAGILILGITALRGEAFSSLTWRDAAVFAILGVANNALYLGLGYTGLKTVSAGLGGLIVSANPVFTAVLAAVFLGEALTWRKVTGLVLGIAGVGFIVWHRMSVCTDSWHGIMFTLASLASIVVGTILFKVLAPKGSLWVGNGVQNLAAGIVLLPIAFTFADVGDIVPSARLLGAFAFLVLGGSILAYLLWFHLLKVCGATAASAYHFLMPPLGMLFAFLVLGEHVEFRDLLGIVPVALGIYLVTRPAAAAARSS, from the coding sequence ATGTCGCTCGCTCCCTCGATTGCGGTTCCCCGCACCGGCTTCAATCTGCTGCCGCTCATCATCGCGCTGTTCTGCCTGCTCTGGAGCTTTGCCTTCGTGGCCGGCAAGATCGGCGTCACCGATTGCCCGCCGTTGATCCTGCTGACGGCGCGATTTTCGCTGGCGGGGATCCTGATCCTCGGAATCACGGCGCTGCGCGGCGAGGCATTCTCGTCGCTGACATGGCGCGATGCCGCGGTGTTTGCGATTCTAGGCGTCGCCAACAACGCGCTCTATCTCGGGCTCGGCTACACCGGGCTCAAGACGGTATCCGCCGGCCTCGGCGGCCTGATCGTCAGCGCCAATCCGGTGTTCACCGCGGTGCTCGCGGCGGTCTTTCTTGGCGAGGCGCTGACCTGGCGCAAGGTGACGGGACTCGTGCTTGGTATCGCCGGAGTCGGCTTCATCGTCTGGCACCGCATGTCTGTCTGCACCGACAGCTGGCACGGCATCATGTTCACGCTGGCCTCACTGGCCTCGATCGTGGTCGGCACCATCCTGTTCAAGGTGCTGGCGCCGAAGGGCAGCCTCTGGGTCGGCAATGGCGTGCAGAATCTCGCGGCTGGGATCGTGCTGCTGCCCATCGCGTTCACGTTCGCCGATGTCGGCGACATCGTGCCGAGCGCGCGGCTGCTCGGCGCCTTCGCATTCCTCGTGCTCGGCGGATCGATCCTCGCTTATCTCTTGTGGTTTCACCTGCTGAAGGTTTGCGGCGCCACCGCTGCCAGCGCCTATCACTTCCTGATGCCGCCGCTCGGCATGCTGTTCGCCTTTCTCGTCCTCGGCGAGCACGTCGAATTCCGCGATCTGCTCGGGATCGTTCCGGTCGCACTGGGCATTTACCTGGTGACCCGTCCCGCGGCTGCGGCCGCCCGCTCTTCGTAA
- a CDS encoding LysR family transcriptional regulator, which yields MLDLELLRSFVSVVDAGGFTRAGERVHRTQSTVSQQIKRLEDDVGQPLLNRTGKDVTPTEAGERLLSYARRLLALAEEARDVMARPGSEGAVKLGIPEDFAAYRLANLLATFSRSRPGLRLDVRADQSTYLRRDIERGDLDLALLKRDAGEKSGIAVWPERVHWVTSKTHPIDTKSGSVPLIGFPAGCLYRSRAIHALESAGRSWHMAYTSSGLAGIQAAVAAGLGLSILSDIAIQADHRMLTAKDGFAPIDRTEVALVASPDASPATLRLADRLAEFCNTVQAKAA from the coding sequence ATGCTCGATCTGGAGCTGCTGCGCAGTTTCGTCTCCGTAGTCGATGCCGGCGGCTTCACCCGCGCCGGCGAGCGCGTCCACCGCACCCAATCGACCGTCAGCCAGCAGATCAAGCGGCTGGAAGACGATGTCGGCCAGCCGCTGTTGAACCGCACCGGCAAGGACGTGACGCCGACGGAAGCCGGCGAGCGGCTGTTGTCCTACGCGCGGCGGCTCTTGGCGCTCGCCGAAGAAGCCCGCGACGTGATGGCGCGTCCGGGCAGCGAAGGCGCCGTGAAACTCGGCATCCCCGAGGATTTCGCGGCCTATCGCCTCGCCAATTTGCTGGCGACGTTTTCGCGCTCGCGGCCGGGCCTGCGGCTCGACGTGCGCGCCGACCAGAGCACCTATCTGCGGCGTGATATCGAACGCGGCGACCTCGATCTCGCGCTGCTCAAGCGCGACGCCGGCGAGAAAAGCGGCATCGCGGTCTGGCCCGAACGCGTGCACTGGGTCACCAGCAAGACCCATCCGATCGACACCAAATCCGGCTCGGTCCCCCTGATCGGCTTTCCGGCCGGCTGCCTCTACCGCTCGCGCGCGATCCATGCGCTCGAAAGCGCCGGGCGCTCCTGGCACATGGCCTATACCTCGTCAGGCCTCGCCGGCATCCAGGCCGCGGTCGCCGCCGGGCTGGGCCTGAGCATTCTTTCCGACATCGCAATCCAGGCCGATCATCGCATGCTCACGGCCAAAGATGGCTTTGCGCCGATCGACAGGACCGAGGTGGCGCTGGTGGCCTCGCCCGACGCCAGCCCGGCGACGCTGCGGCTGGCGGATCGTTTGGCAGAATTCTGCAATACGGTTCAGGCGAAGGCGGCGTAG
- the pdeM gene encoding ligase-associated DNA damage response endonuclease PdeM: MRVSKVAIADVIFLADLSGALFWQEQRLLVVSDLHLEKGSSFAARGVLLPPYDTVATLSRLAAVIARHDPRMVIALGDSFHDRDAHERLSAPDREALMAMQVRRDWIWIAGNHDPALPSDLGGVVASEVAIGPIVFRHEPTGASGEIAGHLHPKARVPTRGRSIERRCFVSDGERAVMPAFGAYTGGLSIRDPAFAKIFRVPGLMAHVLGDNKLHAIAASRCY, encoded by the coding sequence ATGCGCGTCTCCAAGGTTGCCATCGCCGACGTTATTTTCCTCGCCGATCTCTCCGGCGCGTTGTTCTGGCAGGAACAGCGGCTGCTGGTCGTCTCCGACCTGCATCTGGAAAAGGGCTCCAGTTTTGCGGCGCGTGGTGTGCTGTTGCCGCCCTACGATACCGTGGCGACGCTGAGCCGGCTGGCGGCCGTGATCGCGCGCCACGACCCGCGGATGGTGATCGCGCTCGGCGACAGTTTTCATGACCGCGATGCCCACGAGCGTTTGTCTGCGCCCGACCGCGAGGCATTGATGGCGATGCAGGTGCGGCGCGACTGGATCTGGATTGCGGGGAACCACGATCCAGCCTTGCCGTCGGATCTCGGCGGCGTGGTCGCGAGCGAAGTCGCGATCGGGCCAATTGTGTTCCGCCATGAGCCGACCGGCGCGTCCGGCGAAATCGCCGGCCATCTGCACCCCAAGGCGCGGGTACCGACCCGCGGCCGCTCGATCGAACGGCGGTGTTTTGTGTCCGACGGCGAGCGCGCGGTGATGCCGGCCTTTGGCGCCTATACCGGCGGCCTCAGCATCCGCGATCCGGCCTTTGCGAAAATCTTTCGCGTGCCGGGCTTGATGGCGCATGTGCTCGGCGACAACAAGCTGCACGCCATCGCCGCGTCACGGTGTTACTGA